A section of the Pseudomonas lini genome encodes:
- a CDS encoding YbaY family lipoprotein — protein sequence MKKLSLVLLTTLLGACQSTQPTANASLDGEVFYLQRIALPPSATLSVSLQDVSLADAPAVVLDEQKGPVKGQVPLPFHLSYDPAQVKPGHRYSVSARIEVDGKLMFITTENHAVQLDGKDPQPLKIRVDAAR from the coding sequence ATGAAAAAACTCTCACTCGTCCTGCTGACTACCCTGCTCGGTGCCTGCCAGTCGACACAACCGACCGCCAACGCCAGCCTCGACGGCGAAGTGTTCTATCTGCAACGCATTGCTCTGCCACCGAGCGCGACTTTGAGCGTCAGCTTGCAAGATGTGTCCCTGGCCGACGCACCGGCGGTAGTGCTCGACGAACAGAAGGGCCCGGTCAAAGGCCAGGTGCCGTTGCCGTTCCATTTGAGCTACGATCCGGCGCAGGTCAAACCCGGCCATCGCTATTCGGTTAGCGCCCGTATCGAAGTGGACGGCAAGCTGATGTTTATCACCACTGAAAATCACGCCGTGCAACTGGATGGCAAAGATCCGCAACCCCTGAAAATCCGCGTGGACGCCGCCCGCTAG